The Lycorma delicatula isolate Av1 chromosome 2, ASM4794821v1, whole genome shotgun sequence DNA window ACTGCATTCAAGTAAATGGTTTGCTGTAGTTAATTGACATTGTTTTATGTCCTTTGTAGCCGATGGCTTTagtagaataaacaaataataatacaaataaaaaagtaaattacaaaatactaaagttgcctaaaatattgatataattgtaaaataagtttattggtaaaattaggttaataaaaattagaagagaaGTAAATGTACATAATACTCGCATTTAGGTTGACTATCTTTAACGTTAATTTTTAAGACGTAGtcacaaaaattaatgttattaatctcAAAGGATTAGATTTATGAAAATTCCTTACAGTAATAAGATGTGAAGTAGCATTTGTCCTTGTGTTTTTTGAGTATTTTCCAGTTAGTATACCCGTGAAATTTCACGCTTTTCTATTAAAATGGAATTGATCATTTGTTGCTGTTTCCTTCAATAGTTTGGAGTCAAAAAGGAGATCTGATCATATCTCTCGCTACTAACAATAGAAAAGATaggaaaaattgatgtaaaaaaaaaggattaacttCTTTCGGATTGATgagttacaaatatttataaatacgattaggtaaatttcatatgAATAATTCTCTTCTTACCATTAAAATCActgttgtaattatgtgtcttCATTTCATCCCATTCGTGAGCCGATGTTACAAAACACAATGCTAAGAATAAAACCAaggcaaataataaaattttcttcctcaTGGTTATTGAAGAAATGGTGAACTGTTTTCTATGTTGTGTTACGACtaagactaaattttttttattttttagtaaagaatagccaattaaataataataaccactaaaaatgtaaattacaaaatactaaagttgcttaaaatatcgaaataattgtaaaataggtttattaatataatttaggcaatcaaaattaaaagagaagTAATTGTACATAATAATCACATTTAGGTTGGCTATCTTCATTTTTGAGACGTAGtcacaaaaattaatgttatagatGTCTAAGGTATAgatttatgaaaattctttacaaaaacaaGATATGAAGtagttttgtgtttttggaaTATACTCCAGTTAGTAAACCCAGGAAATTTCAGGCTGTTCTACAATGGGATTGATCTTATATGATGCAGTTTCCTTCAATAGTTTGGAGTCAGAGGAGGAGTATCCCTCGCTACAACAATAGAAAAGATaggaaaaattgatgtaaaaagaaAGGATTACCTTTCTTTCGGATTGATGAGCTgcagatatatataaatacagttagATAAATTCCATATTATCTTCTTACCATTAAAATCACTATTGTAGTTATGTGTCTTCATGTCATCCCATTCGTGAGCCGATGTTAAAAAACACAATGCTAAGAATAAAACCGAGGCAAATAGTAAAATTTCCTTCCTCATCGTTATTGAATAAATTGAACTGCTTTCTATGTTGTGTTACAACTtagactataatttttttcccattgGTTTGCTTTatatactgttatttaaaaaattatcgaaaatcTAAGCAGTAATCAAAGCATGAAATTATTGAAAGGAAACGCCCATTAACATTGACCAATAGAGGACAGATTACTaatatttccctttttttgtaacaattccTTTTTCCTTATTATGTGTAGGCTACTCATGATGTATTAGTAAATCAACTACctgttgaatattttaatacctGTTTCAACTAcctgtttaatattttctgatatgtAATAAGCTTTTACCcaagtacttttaaaatttcgactttttatattttaggtaatttatataaacaagcaATTTCAATTCTATAAGTAGGTATTTGTTTTAACACTTTTTATGAACtacttaaaaaattcttaattaccgattcatgattttatttcaaatagtatttttgcatttaaaaccaTACGGATTTGACTGAATAGTTAATAGTTTAGGTACATATGTCAAAATGATATACGATTTCAATGTACGGGCACGGATTTTACGTAAGGAGTCCTCTGAACTGTCTAGAGggattcttaatttttattgaggaaaattaatttttttgcagttaataTTTAGGCTAACTGTTAAAATCAATTAGTTGGTAAGTAATCTTCTGCtctcatctaaataaaaaaagttctgtaTTCTTGAGGTATTGGAAGAATGGGACTTTTTTGCTTAGAGTAGGACTTGACCTTCTCTCTGGATTAGATATTTTCTGGTTATCGTAGAACAAAGCAAGAGCTATAGTGCTGTAGAAGAAATATAACCCTTCTAAATTTTGctgtaaatataaatgttcattttattgaagaaattttattaaaaatctgttaagggaaaaaaatgctaatgaaaaaggttcttaaacattttttattcaaataaaacacttatatttgtcctttttgttaattgttatgtATGTTAATTCATACATAACTTGAGTGATGTTTCCAACAATTTGTTGAGCAGTTTTCCAAGTTGTACAAGGTAGAAAATTTGTTCTTGCAATATACTCACATCATGTTTGATCATGTGTGATttattaactatgatttttaattttatttttaattattataaaaataacgaaatgaaATTCATGTTTCAGTTGTTATACTCGTATTGCTGAAATGACTGATTTAACCCTTTATGGAGTAATGTAGGAAATGGAAGCGAGGTACGTTTGCCAATAGCGAAAGCCACATTTGATAAACTGGTTCAAATAATTCATGGACGTTAAACTTCGCTTAGTACTCTTTCACTACTTACAGTATTCTTAATTTTAGTTGACGTTCACAGAACTTAATGTCACcttaatttaccaaataaataaaatgttaaataaaaatttaaattctgtgattgtttatttttaaattgtcacagatttcataaaataaaattaagtctaTAAATTTATCACATTCAGCTTCTGATGTATACTTGTATTACACCTTATGTCATACAGCATGTTAAAATATCGTTTatctttactgaaataaattaaccactgaaataaagagaaaaagcaatattagtaattttttttcaggcagactataatagtaaattaatattaagtatttttataattagtattcggtgtcaaattaataaaatagttggaTAAATTCACTTAATATAGTATTTGAAAGTAATCAAATCTGTACTTGAAGATACCTTCCTTAGAATTGAGTAACgtctaataaaattaacatttttaactgtaaaaggaaatgaaagtaataataataataataataaaataataattttcctgtttaagaaaatactttcaaaataatatccataaaaatagtattaggcctaataataaataaaaagtttaaaaaatgtatttttttaaaatgaaagattaagGTTTACAACGTTAAGATGATAATAATACGATGTAAAACATGtgaataattaaagatatttaattattataaaaataaaatttattaataatcacctcttaattatacaaattatgctaaattaaaaaaaaaaaaaaaacagattattaatttaatttttaaaatccaaatcgAGTTATTGACAGGTATATTATGAAGTcaagacattttatttaaatgtactttttttttattgtttaaccttCAGGTCTGCAATTAAGcattttttccgcagaggatgagaagaatgcatagtagcgtgtgtgaaaaatgccatgcctgaccgtgattcgaacccaggatctaaaaaattaattttttttaacccacTTCAAAAAGGAGGTTATCAATTCGacgatatttttttatggatgttACGTAATATCTTCCAGGTTTGTAAACCATtagattttgataatagtttttttttaatcgaaagagtatatCTTCGGAATGGCCccctataaattttaacaaaatccgATGATATaggaaaatactaagaaaaactgaaaaccgaaCAGCTTGGCACCCTTAATCGCTGACCGATCGCGCAGTACAAAATGAGgaggatttttataaaataatttataaaaataaaaataaaaaccgacttcaaacaGTAATAGcaccaaaatttcataaataattatatttttatttattaattgaaataacagtatttacaacaaataactatttttgaaattggAGCCAGcaaacacaaattaaacaaaaggtTACATAAAATTAGGACCTCAATCGACCGATAGGCGGCTAAACGGGACTCGAAcatgtaaaatgggatctcaagagcaCATAAGAGAGACCATTTCACAATCATACCTCATCACAAGTTCGCTAAGGCATGTATACTTGGTGATAATAAATCTACCTTAGCATCTATAAAGTAttgttatatcatatttttgtatgtcgaattttattcttacattatacttttgtagatctcattttattgtagtaaatctTCCActaccaattttgcattgttttaaTTAGGATTTGTATTATAGAGATCGTAGGTTTATTCTTTTTGTTCAACTTCTGTTGGCTGGCACCggcttcaaaaatagttatttgttgtaaatacttttacttaacaggaaattatagaattaatcataaaaacttGTAGCTAGAAAACTACTTACCCTATCGTTGCACCACCTATAGTTGAGGCATGAACTGTAACACCATACGAATTGAAGTCTCCAAAAGTAGCCCCCTTTGGAAAACCAGGTCCGAAGTCATAACGGCGATATCTttgacctacaaaaaaaaatatatatatatatatataatatagcttacatgtgtatttatatattccCCCTAATACTATACTCTCCCCtaatcattgttgttttcttaCTCGATCTTGCTTGTTATAACTAAAAATGCCATActaattattacgtaaaaaacaATTCCTTAGTAGAAAGTGAGAAATGaatcagtttcaaattttctGTCCCCTTCGTCACCAATCTAAATATACTTCTCCCCTCCTTCTAAAATGGTGGTATGCAAACCTACAAATTTCCCTTCACTTTGTTAACCACATGGAattgttgcaatttttatttaaatcttaaaaatgaagaaaaattgtatattatattatatatataattatattgtatatatatgtaactgGGTATTACTGGCCCAAACCAGTAATAAGTACTTTGATATATAGTGGAAAGCAACAGACATATCTAACAGTAATGAGAAAAaacgaattatgaattatttgagCTTAATATTGagcaaattatatatactttaactATTCAGCACAGTATACTTAGCAatagattttgaaattattttatctttaccaTTATAGGGAAAGTTATACGCATTAAAATTCATGTCTTCCCATGGATAAGCCGATGTAACAGTGATGACTGCAAATAATGCAAAAACTACGAAGTATATAATCGTAGCTTGCTTCATTGtaactaaaaacatatttttgaacaGTGAACAGTATCgtgttttattaaacatacataaaccagttattattttattcattttatatcaaatttatcaCAAGACatgttattaatatcattatatattataagGAAGTGATAAAAGTGGTATACCAGATGGTATACcaaatcatgtttatttttaaaccatttccTTACACTAAATTAATCTGTTGCCGATTCTGTTaccaataatgtaattaaatttaatataattaatctgtattttttttttgtcttcagtcatttgactggtttgatgcagctctccaagattccctatctagtgctagtcgtttcatttcggtataccctctacatcctacatccctaaaaatttgttttacatattccaaacgtggcctgcctacacaattttttccttctacctgtccttacaatattaaagcgactattccaggatgccttagtatgtggcctataagtctgtctcttcttttaactatatttttctaaatgcttctttcttcatctatttgccgcaaacctcttcatttgtcactttatcaatccatctgatttttaacattctcctatagcaccacattttaaaaccttctatcttttcttctcaggtactccgatcgtccaaaatccacttccatataaagctacgctccaaacatatactttcaaaaatgtagtCGATCTAATACATAAAAACGGTTAGTTCGATTTGCATTCAATAATTTGAAACACCGTTTGTAGTAGAGTTCTAAATTACTTACAATTAAAACGAAACGATATGCAATATATCtgttatttgagttttttaagaaaacagtatgtcagaattaattttcaacttgaaaaatTACCGCTTATTAAATCATTCACTTTCTTTTAAAGTATCAATAAACACCTCTATAAGACCCGATAACAAAACTGTACCCCGTTAAATACAGGAATAATTGGGCTTTCAAATAAAGTTTCTTAATATGGTTTTGTTttagcttttaataaattaataacctgTGGGGACCGAGCCTACTGTTTTCTGTGTGCAGTCACTTTTGCgatactgttataaataaatataaagtacgAATATTGAATTTAACTATTTaggtaattttatgtataaattattcactactttgtatcatttttttaaatttattaaattgatcaatatcctttatgtttatttaacttCAATCTTATTAAAGACTTATTAAGCTGATAAACATGTAATGTGAATAACGTCttaattcgtttattttaattccaGCACTTTTGGTTAAATGGGAAACTTTTTATGGAGGTATTTTATCAAGCTTTAGTACAAAGCTATGTTAGTAAactggtttgtttatttttaagtaagtgTTAAGActcagccggcctccgtggcgcgagtgctagcgtctcggcctttcatccggagatcccgggttcgaatcccggtcaggcatcagccatggaattttcacacaggctacaaatcattcatcttattcttggaagcaatacctaacggtggaccctgaggttaaacataaaaaaagtgttaagactcaggtttcatttcctccttttttatttgtaaaaataaaaatgtttacttttttcttactctttataaatttttactttttcttttacgcTTTACAAATTctcaaattttgtgttattcttattaaatgaatttgtctaatgctctattgTTAGTCAACTCTATCCTCCAAAGACTAAACTTGTGTTTGttatgaatgtataattaattaatacaataacgtTATATAAACGAATTACAggttcaaaattatataaaaataatttatattataaacgaaataaatacttttatttatttgaatgaaccaacgaataataaaatatttagaataattaaatctaaCCGAGATATTGAACCAAGGCGGCATATTATTCGATAATTTTGGTCCTCCAGCAATAATCTGAAACTTTGAACAATCATCATTTTGATCTTCCAGACCGCggatataatataaacttttcaaaaatcttaattttcaacaaattactacaataaaaggGCTCGCTGCAGTATGATCTACAACATAATTTacgtaatatcttttttaatttactattacattTGATTTTACATCGTctcatcatttatgtaatatcatttgattcatttcatatttaatttactttgttaataattcacgttgttaatttaagttattactattattatgaatagGGAACAATTAATTAGACTCAGAGGGTTAGTAAAGGCCGCTATAACAAGGATTGGCACATTTACTCACAATTATGATCCTTCACAAGGTGATATTCCtaccttacaaattaaaataaggaatcttCTGGAATTTCAAAGCAAATATGACACCGTTCAATCAGAaattgaatttcaatattttgataatgttttcGCTTCGGATCGTATATCTATAGAGCGTATCCCTATAGGTTTGGGTTGGACCACTCAAGACAGCTGCCCTGCTTGTGGGGTTGAAGAGACgccttttcatgtattttttcgcTGTTCTAGATTAGTGGTAGAACGTGATAAGATCGTGTATGGTGTTGGCAGAAAGGAAATGTTTGAACCTGAGGACCTCCAGGAAATTATGTTAACCAGTGAGAATCACTGAGCGGCTGTTGCCCGATATGCTAAAGCAGTTATGGAGAAGTAAGCCGCAGGTTAAATAGAGGCCCTGGGGTCCCGGTGCGGGGGCAGGGCCACGGGCGAGTGTATAGAGAGCCCCCCGATCTTGTGGGGGTCGGCTGGGTGCAATGAAGTCGCGGTCACTCCATTAATGCATTCACTTTAAACACGCAAGTGAAAAcagaaaacgaaacaaaaaaaacgaCAGCGTCATAACAATTCAACCAAAGCTTTTAACAAACTTTACCTTGAAACATAATAAGCAATTCAAAGGATATAAtatcactttttattaaaaatttaactctaagcaatgtttattttgtaattcagaccatcatttacaacaatgtaaaaaaaaacattaaatctgTCCAGCAATGAACGCAGAGACTTTTTGAGGCAtaataattgtagttttatttctttaaataaaggcCATTCTATAAATGACTATAAATGAGTGTTACTCAAGTAATTTGTGTATGATTTgtactaaaaaacataatacactcGTTCATATAGACAAGATTAATCATTGCAATTTAGATGGCAATAAGCCTGAAGGGAATACTTAATAATAcctattgttcatttaataatcagCCAAACGAAAGTATACTTTTATCAACAGCCATATG harbors:
- the LOC142319988 gene encoding uncharacterized protein LOC142319988: MNKIITGLCMFNKTRYCSLFKNMFLVTMKQATIIYFVVFALFAVITVTSAYPWEDMNFNAYNFPYNGQRYRRYDFGPGFPKGATFGDFNSYGVTVHASTIGGATIGG